From a single Nitrososphaerota archaeon genomic region:
- a CDS encoding 30S ribosomal protein S27ae: MSKAPAPPPPAPAAPAPEAVAPPPAPRGKKKKKPKVSPQMYKFYKVQGDSLKRLKQECPRCGKGRFLAEHKNRLSCGNCSYTSFKKS, translated from the coding sequence ATGTCAAAAGCACCAGCACCTCCACCACCAGCTCCAGCAGCCCCAGCGCCAGAAGCTGTAGCACCGCCTCCTGCTCCGAGAGGGAAGAAGAAGAAAAAGCCGAAGGTCAGCCCTCAAATGTACAAGTTCTACAAGGTTCAGGGAGACTCGCTAAAGAGGCTAAAGCAGGAATGCCCCAGATGTGGCAAGGGAAGATTTCTTGCAGAACACAAAAACAGACTATCATGCGGAAACTGCAGCTACACTTCGTTTAAGAAGTCTTAG
- a CDS encoding adenylosuccinate synthetase encodes MPTCVIVGGFFGDEGKGKIVAYLALKDKVDTAVRGGVGPNAGHTVVHKGKTYKLRMLPSAIVSRAKLMVGAGVLVNPDVLLDEASRYDAKSRVLIDSGASIIEEKHLAADKVGHLKEKIGTTGTGTGPANSDRVLRVAKIARDEPKLKNLVGDVAQYVNDVVDRGKKLIIEGTQGTFLSLYHGTYPYVTSKDVTASAICSDVGIGPKKVDDVIMVCKSYVTRVGAGELDGELPAEEVQKRGWEEYGTVTGRLRRAAPFSMKLAKRAAMLNSATGIAITKFDVLFPETASITEHSKLSSRAKKFVDKVEGEVGIPVVLIGTGVEVNSTIDRR; translated from the coding sequence TTGCCCACGTGCGTTATTGTTGGAGGATTCTTCGGAGACGAGGGAAAGGGCAAGATAGTTGCGTATCTCGCCTTGAAGGATAAGGTAGATACAGCTGTAAGAGGAGGTGTAGGGCCCAATGCAGGCCATACGGTCGTCCATAAAGGAAAGACGTACAAGCTTAGGATGCTTCCCAGCGCTATAGTGTCAAGAGCGAAGCTGATGGTCGGAGCTGGAGTGCTTGTAAACCCAGACGTTCTGCTCGACGAGGCTAGCAGGTATGATGCAAAATCTCGAGTCCTTATTGACTCTGGAGCTTCTATCATTGAGGAGAAGCATCTGGCCGCTGATAAAGTTGGGCACCTAAAGGAGAAGATAGGAACTACGGGGACAGGTACTGGACCTGCAAACTCTGACAGAGTGCTTAGAGTCGCCAAGATAGCTAGGGACGAACCTAAACTGAAGAACTTGGTTGGGGATGTTGCCCAATATGTCAATGATGTTGTAGATCGAGGGAAGAAATTGATCATTGAAGGGACGCAGGGAACCTTTCTTTCGCTCTATCACGGAACTTATCCCTATGTGACTTCTAAAGATGTGACCGCGTCTGCGATCTGCTCTGATGTCGGTATTGGGCCCAAGAAGGTTGACGACGTGATAATGGTCTGCAAATCTTATGTTACCAGAGTCGGGGCTGGAGAGCTTGACGGCGAACTGCCTGCTGAAGAGGTGCAGAAGAGGGGCTGGGAAGAATACGGAACTGTGACGGGGAGGTTAAGGAGAGCAGCTCCCTTCAGCATGAAACTTGCCAAGAGGGCTGCTATGCTAAACAGTGCTACTGGTATCGCAATAACAAAGTTCGATGTACTGTTTCCCGAAACTGCAAGCATAACTGAGCATTCTAAACTGTCTAGCAGGGCAAAGAAATTTGTTGACAAGGTAGAAGGGGAGGTTGGCATTCCAGTCGTCCTGATAGGTACTGGTGTGGAGGTTAACAGCACGATAGATAGAAGATGA
- a CDS encoding AAA family ATPase, which yields MADLLAAKIYEKLQNEMSKVIVGKTDVVRLLTIALISDGHVLLEGVPGVAKTLIAKSFSKCLGLEFRRIQLTPDMLPADITGTFTYNVRDQVFVFREGPVFSNVVLADEINRAIPKTQSALLEAMQEKQVTVEGVTKKLPDPFIVLATQNPVEMHGTYPLPEAQLDRFMFRLIIATPEADDEIEILRKSSTVDAEDLQNVVGVRDIIEARENTRKEVTVSKEVLNYIVSLVGATRRDAERVMLGASPRASVQLLAASKALAALSGRKYVTPDDVKKLVFPALNHRILLNPEYVLRTANVGRPYDYDALNTIISSALSIVEPPR from the coding sequence ATGGCAGACCTTCTTGCGGCCAAAATTTACGAAAAACTGCAGAATGAGATGTCAAAAGTCATAGTAGGCAAGACGGATGTTGTTAGACTTCTGACCATAGCTCTGATTTCAGATGGACATGTGCTTCTTGAGGGAGTACCAGGAGTCGCAAAAACACTTATCGCAAAATCGTTCTCAAAGTGCCTTGGACTTGAATTTAGGAGAATCCAGCTCACACCAGATATGCTCCCAGCCGACATTACTGGGACATTTACCTACAATGTTAGAGATCAGGTATTCGTCTTCAGAGAAGGCCCCGTGTTCTCTAATGTTGTACTTGCTGATGAAATCAACAGAGCGATTCCCAAGACTCAATCAGCTCTACTTGAGGCGATGCAGGAGAAACAGGTTACTGTTGAAGGAGTGACAAAGAAGCTCCCCGACCCGTTTATTGTTTTAGCAACACAAAACCCTGTTGAGATGCATGGAACCTATCCTCTACCGGAAGCACAGTTAGATAGGTTCATGTTCAGGCTCATCATAGCAACTCCAGAAGCGGATGATGAGATCGAAATACTGCGAAAGTCTTCAACTGTAGATGCCGAAGACTTGCAGAATGTTGTTGGGGTAAGAGACATCATAGAAGCCAGAGAAAACACACGGAAGGAGGTTACTGTGTCGAAAGAAGTGCTGAACTATATAGTTTCTTTGGTCGGGGCGACAAGAAGGGATGCGGAAAGAGTAATGCTTGGTGCGAGCCCGCGAGCATCAGTACAATTGTTGGCAGCATCAAAGGCACTTGCAGCACTTAGCGGAAGGAAATATGTCACTCCAGACGATGTCAAGAAGTTAGTATTCCCAGCTTTGAACCACAGAATACTCCTTAATCCAGAATATGTGCTAAGGACTGCCAATGTTGGTCGCCCGTATGACTACGATGCTCTCAATACTATAATCTCGAGTGCGTTGTCAATAGTAGAGCCACCCAGATGA
- a CDS encoding DUF58 domain-containing protein, producing MLTKRGIAFLNSTFALVVIASFGFDPLFTPISLIMLTVLGVETMLYAKSLRALRLTTATRKLSAESAFVGDTISVDLEIENKSRGSLGPIVVIDQMPRGFKTAASTQDWILSIDGRSNQLIYYEIEPLQIGDWKFTGVEITLTDRFGIFKTVKSIPCESRIKVYPDMRKGEELLKGRIHLGIRPIRRSAISTPHGSEFSGIREYYPSDDVRMIAWKAMAKSAIQEPKTKQHENEQAINTILVICNSETSGEGNVGSRKLDKIVETAIIFSYLALKTGGMFHVVFSRDGKVERVSGRPLEMATKLYNIEPDPKADIAALIRYASKITQSRSLLLTTVDSPYPHKINSSFFKGAMISNHFLHILLLDTASFFPIESPDKVLTMARNVLASRELGHLRRLLSELSEEGITGQLCGKDDLMAKAMEVFSNAGVIIET from the coding sequence TTGCTTACAAAAAGAGGTATAGCCTTCCTTAACTCAACGTTCGCTCTGGTAGTAATAGCAAGTTTTGGCTTCGATCCACTGTTCACGCCTATATCGCTGATAATGCTGACGGTGCTCGGCGTAGAAACTATGCTTTATGCAAAGAGCCTTAGAGCTCTTCGATTGACAACCGCAACCAGAAAGCTCTCCGCCGAAAGCGCCTTCGTTGGAGATACTATTTCTGTAGATCTTGAGATAGAAAACAAGAGCAGGGGATCTTTGGGGCCAATAGTCGTAATAGATCAGATGCCACGAGGTTTCAAGACAGCCGCATCTACACAGGATTGGATTCTTTCCATTGATGGCCGCTCCAACCAGCTGATTTACTACGAAATAGAACCATTGCAGATAGGAGACTGGAAATTTACAGGCGTTGAGATCACCTTAACTGATAGATTTGGAATATTCAAAACAGTAAAGAGTATTCCTTGCGAATCTCGCATCAAGGTCTACCCAGACATGAGAAAAGGTGAGGAACTCTTGAAAGGGAGAATTCATTTGGGCATAAGGCCGATAAGACGTTCAGCGATTTCGACTCCACATGGTTCTGAATTTAGCGGAATCAGAGAATATTACCCCAGTGATGATGTTAGGATGATAGCATGGAAGGCGATGGCAAAATCCGCGATTCAGGAACCAAAGACGAAACAACACGAAAACGAGCAGGCCATAAACACAATTCTTGTGATATGCAATTCAGAAACTTCGGGAGAGGGTAATGTAGGTAGCAGGAAACTTGACAAGATAGTAGAAACTGCGATAATTTTCTCTTATCTCGCTTTGAAAACCGGAGGAATGTTCCATGTGGTCTTCTCCCGCGATGGTAAGGTAGAGCGAGTTTCAGGGAGACCTCTTGAAATGGCAACTAAGCTCTACAACATAGAACCCGATCCGAAGGCCGATATTGCTGCTTTAATACGCTATGCATCAAAGATAACGCAGTCACGCTCGCTGTTGCTAACAACGGTAGATTCTCCGTATCCACACAAAATCAATAGTTCCTTCTTTAAGGGTGCAATGATTTCGAATCACTTCTTGCACATCTTGCTTCTTGACACTGCAAGTTTCTTCCCCATAGAGAGCCCTGATAAAGTCCTTACGATGGCCAGGAACGTTCTTGCTTCAAGGGAACTTGGACACTTAAGGCGGTTACTTTCAGAGTTGTCAGAGGAAGGAATAACAGGACAGCTCTGTGGTAAAGACGACCTTATGGCCAAGGCAATGGAAGTATTCTCAAACGCAGGAGTGATTATAGAAACTTGA
- a CDS encoding glycosyltransferase, whose product MAPSDLLYLVYIAISWIMLFYGANVYYLLYRSVKNGNPPKKVPLDKFPFVTIQLPIYNEQYVVNRLIQAVCRLNYPKDRMEVQVLDDSTDSTREITKSVAEQFIKQGFAIRVLTRENRIAYKAGALQYGLNDARGDFIAIFDADFIPHQNFLLDILPYFSSKSIGMVQVKWGHLNESYSTLTKAQSINLDTHFLVEQKGKSNSALFMNFNGTAGMWRKECIVDSGGWRDSLAEDLDLSFRAQLRGWKLVFLHNVSCPAELPVQINASKRQQFRWAKGSIQCARRLLKQILTARVPYITKVQAFVQLTRHIVHPLVIAHLLILPALMLGRYEIAAQTGLVATLVISPPIFTYSLWKIYGNKWPLKLSNYFYLLLFGAGISVNNSRAVVEGLIKKPSEFLRTPKFGIVKNTDTWKDKKYVLPFTKTTLAEIALALYGVYAFMVAIITGNFFVIPYIVLLTLGFTYVAVLTIAHSTKTGIAYKA is encoded by the coding sequence ATGGCTCCAAGCGATTTATTGTATCTAGTTTACATTGCAATTTCGTGGATAATGCTATTCTACGGAGCCAATGTGTACTATCTCCTTTATCGCTCCGTTAAGAATGGCAATCCTCCAAAGAAGGTTCCTCTTGACAAATTCCCATTTGTCACGATTCAGCTCCCGATTTACAATGAGCAGTATGTTGTAAACAGGCTAATTCAGGCAGTCTGCAGGCTGAATTACCCTAAGGACAGAATGGAGGTGCAGGTTCTTGACGATTCAACAGATTCGACAAGGGAGATAACAAAGTCAGTGGCTGAGCAGTTCATAAAACAGGGTTTTGCTATCAGGGTTCTGACCAGAGAGAACAGAATAGCGTACAAAGCTGGGGCCCTTCAATACGGACTGAACGATGCCAGAGGAGATTTTATTGCGATATTCGATGCTGATTTTATTCCCCATCAGAATTTCTTGCTCGACATTCTTCCATACTTTTCATCTAAATCGATAGGAATGGTTCAGGTCAAATGGGGGCACCTTAACGAGAGCTATTCGACACTCACTAAGGCTCAGTCGATAAATCTTGACACGCATTTTCTAGTAGAACAGAAAGGAAAGAGCAACTCAGCACTCTTCATGAATTTTAACGGCACTGCGGGGATGTGGAGGAAAGAATGCATAGTTGATTCTGGAGGGTGGAGAGACTCGCTCGCAGAAGACTTGGACTTGAGCTTCAGGGCTCAGCTAAGAGGATGGAAGTTGGTCTTCCTGCACAATGTCTCGTGCCCTGCAGAATTACCTGTCCAGATAAACGCTTCAAAAAGGCAGCAGTTCAGATGGGCCAAAGGTTCAATTCAGTGCGCAAGAAGATTGCTAAAACAGATACTAACAGCAAGAGTTCCATACATTACGAAGGTTCAAGCTTTCGTACAGCTGACCAGGCACATCGTACACCCTCTGGTAATTGCACACCTGCTAATCCTTCCCGCTCTTATGCTAGGACGTTATGAAATTGCTGCCCAAACTGGCTTGGTCGCAACGCTAGTTATCAGCCCTCCAATATTCACATACTCGCTCTGGAAGATTTACGGCAATAAATGGCCTCTAAAACTATCCAACTATTTCTACCTGCTATTGTTTGGAGCAGGAATATCGGTCAACAATTCGAGGGCGGTGGTAGAGGGTCTGATCAAAAAGCCGAGCGAGTTCCTGCGAACGCCAAAGTTTGGAATAGTAAAGAATACTGACACTTGGAAAGACAAGAAGTACGTCCTCCCGTTCACAAAAACCACATTGGCGGAAATAGCACTGGCACTGTACGGTGTCTATGCCTTCATGGTAGCCATAATAACGGGAAACTTCTTCGTCATTCCGTATATCGTCCTTCTGACTCTTGGATTTACCTACGTGGCAGTTCTGACGATAGCTCATTCAACTAAGACAGGAATTGCATATAAGGCATAA
- the artG gene encoding thaumarchaeosortase, producing the protein MSRLMLNSNARLFFLSLAIPLFVITALDYNSLLAAWNQGRGGFLFAMFFVVLEFLDSKNSLSNRINSSRIIAAIALSAAVSVYLIGAEFSLHAAIENAGKALNIPLVFSWIWLWDYIIFFLFLLFLIPTVFGLKAIRFLASANVYLLGMALILTLDAFFPFDTLGPLQAIVPIILWSVSAMIIALNLGSVAVSNNTMVLDGMHGTFSISVFWPSAGVHSIMIYSLIMFLFLIKIKTTNKRRIIYFAVGAFGTFLINIVRIFSLASYVLLVSADRARFEEFHAVAGEMLFLPWVVVFLFAVGKIESALYKRRGQFNLQPVAGPEGS; encoded by the coding sequence ATGTCTAGACTAATGCTCAATTCAAATGCTAGGCTCTTCTTCCTTTCTCTTGCAATCCCACTTTTTGTAATAACGGCGCTAGATTACAACTCGCTCCTAGCAGCTTGGAATCAGGGTAGAGGAGGATTCTTGTTTGCGATGTTTTTCGTGGTACTGGAATTTCTGGATTCTAAAAACTCCCTATCAAACCGTATCAACAGTTCTAGAATAATCGCAGCGATAGCTCTTAGCGCAGCTGTATCAGTTTATTTGATAGGGGCAGAATTTTCGCTACACGCAGCTATTGAAAATGCTGGCAAGGCTCTGAACATTCCACTTGTCTTTAGCTGGATATGGTTGTGGGATTACATCATCTTCTTCCTGTTTCTCCTTTTCCTGATTCCGACAGTATTCGGGTTGAAAGCCATAAGGTTTCTTGCATCGGCAAACGTCTATCTTCTTGGGATGGCTCTAATACTGACGTTAGATGCTTTCTTTCCATTTGACACTTTAGGCCCTTTGCAAGCCATTGTGCCAATAATTCTGTGGAGCGTCTCCGCAATGATAATCGCATTAAACCTTGGCTCTGTTGCGGTTTCGAACAATACTATGGTTCTTGATGGCATGCATGGCACGTTTTCGATTTCAGTATTCTGGCCTTCAGCAGGAGTTCACAGCATAATGATATATTCTCTCATAATGTTCCTATTCCTCATCAAGATAAAAACGACAAACAAAAGAAGGATTATCTATTTTGCAGTCGGCGCATTTGGCACCTTCCTGATCAACATCGTAAGAATATTTTCGCTTGCTTCCTATGTCCTTCTTGTAAGTGCTGACAGGGCAAGGTTTGAAGAGTTTCATGCCGTTGCAGGAGAGATGCTCTTTCTGCCTTGGGTTGTGGTTTTTCTTTTTGCAGTCGGCAAAATAGAATCTGCACTATACAAAAGAAGAGGACAGTTTAATTTGCAACCTGTTGCAGGCCCTGAAGGCAGTTAG
- a CDS encoding NUDIX domain-containing protein: MSQKFPEPTVGALIINSDKILLVKSPKWKHQKWTVPGGHIEVGESAEQAIVREVKEETGLDVIPIKLLLVQEAIFSEEYYKPMHYLFFDFLCRASNSDVKLDNRELGEYRWFNDKEVHKADVESYTKNVLRAYKKHSSGNSSLSYLPAKSKA; the protein is encoded by the coding sequence ATGTCGCAGAAGTTCCCAGAGCCAACGGTTGGTGCATTAATCATCAACAGCGATAAGATCTTGCTTGTAAAGTCTCCAAAGTGGAAACATCAGAAATGGACAGTGCCAGGAGGGCATATAGAAGTCGGGGAGAGTGCAGAGCAGGCAATTGTCAGGGAAGTCAAGGAGGAAACAGGCTTGGATGTCATCCCGATCAAACTGCTCTTGGTGCAGGAAGCCATATTTTCTGAAGAATATTACAAGCCCATGCATTATCTATTTTTTGACTTCCTCTGCAGAGCCAGCAATAGCGATGTTAAACTTGACAACAGAGAATTGGGCGAATATAGATGGTTTAATGATAAGGAAGTTCATAAGGCCGATGTAGAATCATATACAAAGAACGTCCTGCGGGCTTACAAGAAACACAGTTCGGGAAACTCTTCACTGTCATATCTCCCTGCAAAATCTAAGGCTTGA
- the radA gene encoding DNA repair and recombination protein RadA translates to MSTEELELDSLEGVGPATKQKLLDAGIHTVLDLAVRGPTDVADSVGFDMARAIELCNKARGKLVELGILEKDFVSASEIYKRRQNIDRITTGTKNLDELLSGGIETQAVTEFYGEYGSGKTQLCHTLCVMVQLPKELGGLDAGALYLDTEGTFRPERIAGIAKARDLDADQTLERITVAKAYNSAHQELIIQELGRVLDQNHIKLVIVDSAVAHFRAEFLGRGTLADRQQRLNRFMHLLVRYAETRNIAVVVTNQVQAQPDQFFGDPTKATGGHVVAHTSTYRIYLRRAGKNRIAKMVDSPYHMEREIPFILNEKGVDDPAEETAPKRSKQSA, encoded by the coding sequence ATGTCAACAGAGGAGCTTGAGCTCGACAGTTTAGAGGGTGTCGGACCCGCAACAAAGCAGAAACTACTTGACGCTGGAATTCACACGGTTCTTGACCTTGCGGTTAGAGGGCCTACAGACGTTGCTGATTCTGTAGGCTTTGATATGGCCCGTGCCATAGAGCTCTGCAACAAGGCCAGAGGCAAACTTGTCGAACTTGGAATATTAGAGAAGGACTTTGTTTCTGCAAGCGAGATTTACAAGAGGAGGCAGAACATAGACAGGATAACGACAGGAACAAAGAACCTTGACGAGCTGTTAAGCGGAGGAATTGAAACCCAAGCAGTGACGGAGTTCTACGGTGAATACGGCTCAGGAAAGACCCAGTTGTGCCATACACTCTGTGTCATGGTGCAACTTCCCAAAGAACTTGGAGGCTTAGATGCTGGTGCTCTATACCTAGATACAGAGGGTACTTTCAGACCTGAAAGAATTGCAGGTATAGCAAAGGCTAGAGATTTAGATGCAGACCAGACGCTTGAGAGGATTACGGTCGCTAAAGCCTACAACAGCGCACATCAGGAGCTGATAATTCAGGAACTGGGGAGGGTTCTAGACCAGAATCACATAAAACTGGTCATAGTAGATTCTGCAGTGGCACATTTCAGGGCAGAGTTTTTGGGAAGAGGGACATTGGCAGACAGGCAGCAAAGGCTGAACAGGTTCATGCACCTCTTGGTAAGATATGCTGAAACGAGGAACATAGCAGTAGTTGTAACTAATCAGGTTCAGGCACAGCCAGACCAGTTCTTCGGCGACCCGACAAAGGCTACCGGCGGGCACGTGGTTGCTCACACAAGCACCTACCGTATATACTTGAGAAGGGCAGGAAAGAACAGGATTGCGAAGATGGTAGACTCGCCATACCACATGGAGAGGGAGATTCCGTTCATACTCAACGAGAAGGGTGTTGACGACCCAGCAGAGGAAACTGCGCCCAAGAGAAGCAAGCAGAGCGCATAA
- a CDS encoding DUF11 domain-containing protein, whose protein sequence is MALRKLLVGWLLVILLLPIVATSINAQQQSDPTRTYDEVLSLNVVSNVGLWKIKEVGVNVSSLKVSAAENIANVQEYELLFTKHSEYDSRVEFFKSYGYNVLGFDILPQQGAVLRVNTPSLEAARQVATVLENTFRLSFILIRSTGNNHLFYSGAELGRPQDQKFLPINLWNLFTGRGGFDRLVTMDTFQINPVPMLALYGKRETSGFTYTIWVGGITADATANSAIRYDNFFQFIQTGGINASRTAKTSTIEFKTFGQLVTPQDKYDFAHVPDVRGSTAVSLMSPNENRSRFNFDYKRTPGNLVVTRSVDKTAAVAGETLEYRIRFENTGPVGPTAGGTSIDFVNARETWLQQHFDVVRAESNFTIRNLEPGTSKTFVYILRARTTSEAVASTSQTDSTFNFNYTVANRKFTSTVMANDMNIVLNRGAAALVAEASVTEYYPTTPGNSSLVLLIRNGGTRTAFNVRAFLGDNLITTVPSVAPDPVRPERVTTPIPFDNFALKKRDLFWRIEWTDDNRVQSVRSNTIPIFENYTSTAVPKLSVEKTSVQNKTKGDGIYETKITIRNGGKTPTGAFEILDFPPKGTTFSSGDFSPSGQGVSTIIDNILPNSSKTVSYLSRGLSKINIITGPAFLRFKIGEQTSEVLTKSIVSADAVVLEKTTNTQKGFIGYNFTANISLKNEGVESIYNVAIDGRDSPLRVVKGDNVAANETLAPGQSVNLQYSLQTFRGQNASQIGAYARFTLAGAILETATKAIPIEVYNAPQVRIRLSEPGILDNRPYTVLLEIENPAPISINSLSIVPNVIENFRISGGDLGAQVSRQMAPGEKITVSATGMSTQPNKPMRFAPKITHVYEGQTVNVPIAELNVVVGEDVMARFSLPVGAGIAIVLVTWILVRRAVQKPEEKD, encoded by the coding sequence TTGGCATTGAGGAAACTGCTCGTTGGATGGCTTCTGGTAATTCTCCTGCTCCCAATAGTAGCGACCAGCATAAACGCGCAGCAGCAATCAGATCCGACAAGAACCTATGACGAAGTTCTGAGCTTGAACGTAGTCAGCAATGTTGGACTGTGGAAGATTAAAGAAGTAGGAGTCAACGTTTCATCTCTGAAAGTTTCTGCTGCTGAAAACATAGCAAACGTGCAGGAATATGAGCTTCTATTCACAAAACATTCCGAATACGACTCAAGGGTTGAATTCTTTAAGTCTTACGGCTACAATGTTCTAGGTTTTGACATTCTTCCCCAGCAGGGCGCGGTACTGCGGGTTAACACTCCATCGTTGGAAGCTGCTAGGCAAGTCGCCACAGTGTTAGAGAATACCTTCAGGTTGAGCTTCATCCTCATAAGGAGCACCGGGAACAACCATCTTTTCTATTCCGGCGCTGAACTGGGAAGACCTCAGGATCAAAAGTTCTTGCCGATAAACCTCTGGAACCTGTTTACTGGAAGAGGTGGATTCGATAGGTTGGTGACTATGGACACCTTCCAGATCAACCCAGTGCCGATGCTTGCATTATACGGAAAACGAGAAACATCAGGCTTCACTTATACCATCTGGGTTGGAGGAATAACTGCTGACGCAACGGCCAATTCAGCCATAAGGTACGACAACTTCTTCCAGTTCATACAGACAGGAGGAATAAATGCTTCAAGAACGGCAAAGACATCCACGATAGAGTTCAAGACCTTTGGTCAGTTGGTAACACCTCAAGATAAATACGATTTTGCCCATGTCCCAGATGTTAGAGGGAGCACAGCAGTCTCTCTGATGTCGCCGAATGAGAATAGGTCGAGGTTCAATTTCGACTACAAAAGGACTCCAGGCAATCTTGTTGTCACTAGGTCTGTCGACAAGACAGCAGCTGTCGCTGGGGAGACTCTGGAATACAGGATAAGGTTTGAGAACACAGGGCCTGTAGGGCCTACGGCTGGCGGCACATCAATAGATTTCGTAAATGCGAGAGAAACATGGTTGCAACAACACTTTGATGTCGTACGTGCAGAGTCGAACTTTACAATAAGGAACCTCGAACCAGGTACATCAAAGACCTTCGTCTATATCTTGCGTGCAAGGACCACATCTGAAGCTGTAGCATCCACGAGCCAAACGGATAGCACCTTCAACTTCAACTACACTGTTGCTAACAGGAAGTTCACTTCGACCGTAATGGCAAACGATATGAACATAGTTCTGAACAGAGGGGCAGCGGCCCTAGTGGCCGAAGCCTCTGTAACAGAGTATTACCCTACGACACCGGGGAACTCAAGCCTTGTCCTGCTGATAAGAAATGGAGGAACGCGAACTGCATTTAATGTAAGAGCGTTCTTGGGCGACAATCTGATAACTACTGTGCCTTCAGTCGCACCGGATCCAGTCAGGCCAGAGAGAGTTACAACCCCAATACCTTTCGACAACTTCGCTCTTAAGAAGCGCGACCTGTTCTGGAGGATAGAGTGGACTGATGACAACAGAGTCCAATCAGTAAGGTCAAACACGATACCTATCTTTGAAAACTATACTTCCACGGCAGTGCCCAAGCTGTCTGTGGAAAAGACTTCGGTGCAGAACAAGACAAAGGGCGACGGGATATATGAAACTAAAATTACCATAAGGAATGGCGGCAAGACGCCTACTGGAGCATTCGAAATACTGGACTTTCCTCCAAAGGGAACGACATTTTCATCTGGAGACTTCTCGCCTTCTGGGCAAGGAGTTTCTACGATAATAGACAACATACTGCCAAATTCCAGCAAGACGGTATCCTATCTTAGCAGGGGACTATCGAAGATCAACATAATCACTGGTCCTGCATTTCTCAGGTTCAAGATAGGAGAGCAGACTTCGGAAGTACTTACCAAGTCTATAGTAAGTGCTGATGCTGTAGTACTTGAAAAGACTACTAACACGCAGAAGGGCTTCATAGGCTACAACTTTACCGCAAATATCAGCCTCAAGAACGAGGGCGTGGAAAGCATCTACAACGTTGCGATAGACGGTAGGGATTCTCCGCTAAGAGTCGTCAAGGGAGACAATGTTGCGGCAAACGAAACTCTGGCTCCTGGCCAATCCGTCAACCTGCAGTACAGCCTCCAAACATTCAGAGGACAGAACGCTTCCCAAATTGGTGCCTATGCAAGGTTCACTCTTGCAGGTGCCATACTGGAAACTGCTACGAAAGCCATCCCTATAGAAGTGTACAACGCGCCTCAAGTTAGGATAAGGCTCTCAGAGCCCGGCATATTGGATAACAGGCCTTACACCGTACTCCTTGAGATTGAGAACCCTGCCCCTATCTCGATAAATTCACTTTCAATTGTGCCTAACGTTATTGAAAACTTCAGAATCAGTGGAGGAGACCTAGGTGCTCAAGTTTCAAGGCAGATGGCTCCGGGAGAGAAGATTACGGTGTCAGCAACAGGAATGAGCACTCAGCCCAACAAGCCGATGCGCTTTGCTCCAAAGATAACCCATGTTTACGAAGGTCAGACCGTGAACGTGCCAATCGCGGAGCTCAATGTAGTCGTTGGCGAGGATGTCATGGCAAGGTTTTCGCTGCCAGTAGGAGCTGGGATTGCGATAGTTCTAGTGACATGGATACTTGTCAGAAGAGCTGTGCAGAAACCAGAGGAAAAAGATTAG